The following is a genomic window from Mycolicibacterium sp. TY81.
GACCGATCGCAGCCACTTCTCTGCGGAGGGAGGACTTGGTAGCGCCCACACCTTCAACGCCCTGACTCTTCAACTCCGCTTTGTTACGGGCGCTCGATTTGGTGTCGGGGCGTTTCGGTTGAGCCGCCAAACGTCCCTTGTGTCTTGCGACTATTCGCCGTAGCCGTGCCTCCGAAAGCCCGTACTTGGCTTTCCATCCTGCCGATAGCTGTTCAATCGCCTTAGGTGGGTTCTCCGACGCCTCGGCAAGTAGATACTGCCTGGCGATGTCTAGAGCATCCTCGGGCCTAATTGGAGCGGGCCGAGACTTCACCTCGGCGGCGCCGGAATTCTGTTGCACGGCACCAGTTGGCTGTGGCATCGGTCGCCGGACGTCCGTTGCAAAGGCTGGTTTGGTACCGGGAACGGTTTGCTCGGCACCATCCGTAGGTGGTGCACTTCGCGCTTCCCCAGAAGCCAGTCGGCGCAACTTGTCACTAGTAACTAGCTGGCGCAGCGCCGACCTCGAAATCCCAAACCTGGCCTCACACTCCCGAAATAGGTCGTTGATGGCATGGCTTGGGTTCTCCGAAGTAGCAGCAAGTCGATAGCGCCTGTAGATGTTGAGGGCATCGGCGGATGTGAGCCGCGAGGATTGCCGCTTTTCGCCGGCTGGTTTGGGCTGGGGAGAGGTGGCGGTGGCTGTTCGCTGTCGCTGGGCCTTGCCGCTGGCCACATCCAGCGGTGTAGGTATCGAGCCTGCTGCTCGTTGTCGATCCTTGGTGCTGGCCGATCTGGGAGCCGGATGGGACACTCCGTACGCTTCACGCAAACGACGCGCAACGGGAGCTTCGACAGTCGAGGATGCGGACTTGACCCAGTTGCCGTTGGCTGCGAGCTTGGCCAGCACTTCCTTGCTGGTCACGCCAAGCTCCTTGGCCAACTCGTGTACCCGCGCCTTACCGGCCACTGCTTAGCTCCTCACCGAGTCCACGGAATCGGCTCGCCGTTCCTTATCACATGCGTGGCGTCTGAACTTACTGCCCGCCACCGACGCTTTGCGCACCATCAGTGACAGCTACATCGGCCTGTCCATCTTCTGCCGAGACAACCTGGTAGAACCACTTGGCGATATCGGACATGAGATGTGACCGGCCCGGCGCATTGGTGAAGAAGTAGTCACTCATCTTCTCGTGGGCACCTTGATTGTCGGCGACCGCTCCCGTAACCGCATCGTCGAAGTCCGGCGACTCTACGAACTGCTTGGCGGAGTTGACCTTGGCCTGCTGTACCAGCGCATGGTCGTCGAGCAGTGTTCGCAGCAGCGCTTCTAGAAACGACACCTTCTGCGACTGGGTGAAGTCTTCCGACCCGAAGAGGTCGTTGAGACGATCCAATACCTGTTGGAAGGCAACCATTTTCGGGTCACGCTTCTCACCCGATCCGGCCGCAGTGATCCCGGACAAGCCGACACGGACACCGAGGCCAATGTCGATGCGGCCACGGTCAATCTGCTTGACCTGCTTGAGCACTACATCGGATAGATCGATGGGCGCTGTGTAGTTTTCCGACTGGATGAATCTGTCGAGAAGTCGCAGGTAGATCTGCTTCTTCTCCAACTCAGGATCGCCGTAGTCGATGATCTGCGACATGAAGTCGTAAAGGCGGACGAACGACCCTACGTCCTTACGGAACATGTCCAGCTCGGCGAGCGCTGCCTTGTCTCCCTCGCCGCCGTTGTGGATCAGAGCCGCGGTGTACCGGTCAGCGAAGCGTTTTTGGCCCGGGCCGACCGCCCCGGCAAGGGCGCTGTTGCCCTTGTTCTTCACGAAAGCTCCAGCGCACTGGTCAATCTCGGCTTGGGTGTAAATCGCGGCGGTGTCGAGCTTTGCTGCGAGGTCATGCACCAAGTTCGGATCGGTGGCAGTTTCCAGGAACGCATCGGTGAAGTAGGGCTCGAAGGCATCCTTGATTGCGGCGGGGTCGTTGACGAAGTCCACGACCTGGGTCATGGCCGCGGTCTTTACGATGCCCGACGGGGTGCGGTAGGTGCGGTTTAGCCGAGACAGCGTCTGCACGGCCGTCACCCCGGACAAGATCCGGTCGACGTACATCGCGCAGAGCAGCGGCTGATCGAACCCGGTCTGGAACTTATTGGCGACGATCATGATTTTGTAGTCGTCGCCGCGGAACGCGGTGCGCTGATCGTGCACGCCCGGGTTCATGGTCGCTTCGGTGAAGTCATTCGGGCCGGATTCGGGATCCTGCACCGCGCCGGAGAACGCGACCAGGGTGCCGTAGCCGTAGCCCTTCTTGGCGATGTAGTCGTCAATCGCGAGTTTGTAGCGGACGGCGGCCTTGCGGGAGTCGGTGACGACCATGGCCTTGGCGTGCCCGTCGAGTAACCCGGCGATGTTCTCGCGGAAGTGCTCCACGGATATCGCGGCCTTCTGCGAGATCGTCTGCGGGTTGAGTTTGACCCAACGCATCACTGCCTTGGTGGCCTCGTTCTGGTCCACCTCGTCACCGCCACCCGCGTTCTGCCCAATCTGGAAGGCGAGCTTGAACGAGTGATAGCCAGTCAGTACGTCGAGGATGTAGCCCTCTTCGATGGCCTGCTTCATCGTATAGACGTGAAACGGCACCGGGTTCTCGCCCGGTGCCGGCTCGCGGCCAAACAATTCGAGGGTCTTGGCTTTTGGGGTGGCGGTGAACGCAAAGTAGGAGATGTTCTCCGAGGCCGCTCGCTCAGTCGCCTCGGCGGCCAAGACGGCCTCGACGTCGATCTCCTTGCCTTCCTCCACCTCCTTGAGTTCCTCAGCCGTCAACACGGCCTTCAATTTGCCGGCGACCTGCCCAGACTGTGACGAGTGCGCTTCGTCGGCGACGACGGCGAACTTCTTTCCCTTGAGGCCCTTGTTTTCTCGAATCGCCTGCATCGCGAATGGGAACGTCTGGATAGTGACGACGATGATCAGCTTCCCGTCGGTAAGCGCCTTCGCCAGAAGTCCCGACTTCGAGGCGCCGGCCTTCGCTGCCTCGTCGCGGTCGATTGCCACCACGATGCCCTGATCATTGTCGATCTGCTTAATCGCGTCCTGCAGTTGGGCGTCGAGGACGTTGCGGTCAGTGACCACGATGACTGAGTCGAAAACCTTCTGATTATTGACCTGCAACCGGGCCATTCGGTGCGCCGTCCACGCGATCGAGTCGGTCTTTCCTGAACCCGCAGAATGCTGGATCAAGTAGCGCTTGCCAACGCCCTCGGTGGTGACCGCCGCGGTAAGTTCGGTGACCGCTTCCCACTGATGAAAGCGGGGAAACCGCAGCGTTGCCGACTTGCTGGTCTTTCCGCTGATCGGGTCGGTCGAGGATTCGTGCTTGATGTACATAAGCCGACCCAAGATGTTGAGCCACGCATCGCGCTGCAGTACCCGCTCCCAGAGGTAGGACGTGCGTGACCCGTTGGGATTCAGGGGATTTCCGGCGCCGCCCGTTTCGGATCCGCGGTTGAACGGCAAGAAGTGCGTTTTCTCACCGGCCAACCGAGTGGTCATCCACACCTCGTCGTTAGATACCGCGAAGTGCACCAGGGCCCGCGCGCCAGCCATGAACAACGGCTGCAGTTTCCCGGACACCGGGTCCTTCGGCAGTCGCGATG
Proteins encoded in this region:
- a CDS encoding type I restriction endonuclease subunit R is translated as MAQHNEIEFEKELAEHLGAHGWKYSPNDTGYDKERALFPEDVLGWLADTQPDQLEKVVKSGSKDVAKQQAQVLDRIVKVLDLPLENGGGTLNLLRKGFSHLAAKFQMCVFKPESTLNSKRNADYAAVRVRVMRQVHFSTAGNQSVDLVFFVNGLPVATAELKTDFTQTVADAITQYRTSRLPKDPVSGKLQPLFMAGARALVHFAVSNDEVWMTTRLAGEKTHFLPFNRGSETGGAGNPLNPNGSRTSYLWERVLQRDAWLNILGRLMYIKHESSTDPISGKTSKSATLRFPRFHQWEAVTELTAAVTTEGVGKRYLIQHSAGSGKTDSIAWTAHRMARLQVNNQKVFDSVIVVTDRNVLDAQLQDAIKQIDNDQGIVVAIDRDEAAKAGASKSGLLAKALTDGKLIIVVTIQTFPFAMQAIRENKGLKGKKFAVVADEAHSSQSGQVAGKLKAVLTAEELKEVEEGKEIDVEAVLAAEATERAASENISYFAFTATPKAKTLELFGREPAPGENPVPFHVYTMKQAIEEGYILDVLTGYHSFKLAFQIGQNAGGGDEVDQNEATKAVMRWVKLNPQTISQKAAISVEHFRENIAGLLDGHAKAMVVTDSRKAAVRYKLAIDDYIAKKGYGYGTLVAFSGAVQDPESGPNDFTEATMNPGVHDQRTAFRGDDYKIMIVANKFQTGFDQPLLCAMYVDRILSGVTAVQTLSRLNRTYRTPSGIVKTAAMTQVVDFVNDPAAIKDAFEPYFTDAFLETATDPNLVHDLAAKLDTAAIYTQAEIDQCAGAFVKNKGNSALAGAVGPGQKRFADRYTAALIHNGGEGDKAALAELDMFRKDVGSFVRLYDFMSQIIDYGDPELEKKQIYLRLLDRFIQSENYTAPIDLSDVVLKQVKQIDRGRIDIGLGVRVGLSGITAAGSGEKRDPKMVAFQQVLDRLNDLFGSEDFTQSQKVSFLEALLRTLLDDHALVQQAKVNSAKQFVESPDFDDAVTGAVADNQGAHEKMSDYFFTNAPGRSHLMSDIAKWFYQVVSAEDGQADVAVTDGAQSVGGGQ